A portion of the Lysinibacillus timonensis genome contains these proteins:
- a CDS encoding FadR/GntR family transcriptional regulator, whose translation MQYKKVKPKKLYEHVADIIEQQIVKKVILPGEKLDSVEQLAKHFEVGRSAIREALTSLQAKGLLEIRHGEGTFIKEVDVQDVQLHIPKSLLFDKTQIKNIFEIRKILEIGLIENAAKYRTNEHIEILRETLEAMKSAVFDAELSGEADILFHRTIAEAANNPLLVTMLQNVSSKISDQIIRTRELLSKTKKEALLQLHQEHIDIFNALESQDSQKAKATMESHLSNVENLLSLYLEKHKLH comes from the coding sequence ATGCAATATAAAAAAGTGAAACCTAAAAAGTTATATGAGCATGTTGCAGATATCATTGAACAGCAAATTGTAAAAAAGGTAATTCTCCCCGGAGAAAAACTGGACTCGGTAGAACAACTCGCAAAGCATTTCGAAGTTGGCCGCTCAGCTATTCGCGAAGCCCTAACTTCGTTACAAGCAAAAGGATTACTTGAAATACGCCACGGTGAAGGTACTTTTATAAAAGAAGTAGATGTACAAGATGTTCAATTACACATTCCGAAGTCACTTTTATTTGATAAAACCCAAATAAAAAATATTTTCGAGATTCGTAAAATACTCGAAATTGGCCTAATTGAAAATGCTGCAAAATATCGTACTAATGAACATATTGAAATATTAAGAGAAACTTTAGAAGCAATGAAAAGCGCTGTTTTTGATGCAGAGCTAAGTGGCGAGGCTGATATTTTATTTCATCGTACAATCGCAGAAGCAGCAAACAATCCTTTACTAGTAACAATGCTCCAAAATGTATCAAGTAAAATTTCTGATCAAATTATACGTACAAGAGAACTATTGAGCAAAACAAAGAAAGAAGCTTTGTTACAACTACATCAAGAACATATTGATATATTTAATGCTTTAGAAAGTCAAGATTCTCAAAAGGCTAAAGCTACAATGGAAAGTCACTTATCTAACGTTGAAAACCTTTTATCCTTATATCTAGAAAAACACAAATTACATTAA
- a CDS encoding DeoR/GlpR family DNA-binding transcription regulator — protein sequence MLAAERRKKIYEMVDEHTAVKVTELSNIFSVTEETIRRDLEKLERENKIKRLHGGAVKVPTNDSEVHFTEREILHVEEKRVVATEAVKLIAEGDKIILDASTTAMFFARCLPNIPITVITNSVQVINELIEKDRIEKICLGGLYSTKTHSFTGPLSERSLENYHVNKAFISCKGVHITNGVRDSNEMQALLKRKMITHCDEAILMVDSSKINAHSFSPIVPLSDIHTIICDEGIDRTFKQQAEEIGVNVTIASL from the coding sequence ATGTTAGCAGCAGAACGTAGAAAAAAGATTTATGAAATGGTGGATGAACATACCGCTGTTAAAGTAACAGAATTAAGTAATATATTTTCAGTTACTGAAGAGACAATTCGACGTGACCTTGAAAAATTAGAACGTGAAAATAAAATCAAACGTCTTCACGGAGGCGCAGTAAAAGTCCCCACTAATGATAGTGAAGTCCATTTTACTGAGCGCGAAATCTTACATGTCGAGGAAAAAAGAGTGGTTGCTACTGAAGCTGTAAAACTTATAGCTGAAGGAGATAAGATTATATTAGATGCAAGTACGACTGCAATGTTTTTTGCTCGTTGCCTCCCTAACATTCCAATTACAGTTATTACGAATTCTGTTCAAGTCATAAATGAATTAATAGAAAAAGACCGCATTGAGAAAATATGTCTAGGTGGGCTATACTCGACAAAAACCCACTCATTTACAGGCCCACTATCAGAACGTTCTTTAGAGAATTACCATGTTAATAAAGCCTTTATTTCGTGTAAAGGAGTTCATATTACAAACGGTGTTCGAGATTCTAATGAAATGCAAGCACTATTAAAACGTAAAATGATTACTCATTGTGATGAAGCAATATTGATGGTAGATTCAAGTAAAATAAATGCACATTCATTCTCGCCAATCGTTCCTCTTTCCGATATCCATACCATAATTTGCGATGAAGGAATTGATAGAACGTTTAAACAACAAGCAGAAGAAATTGGAGTCAATGTAACTATAGCTAGTTTGTAA
- a CDS encoding class II aldolase/adducin family protein — protein sequence MSNVIQELKKYAKELVNCGLVVGAGGNLSMRDGEYMYISPSGYDLKEIADDEWVKVHIETGHFESDIRPSSELLMHLECFRNNPSINAVLHAHPTYSVAVSSTGKEIPPLFPDFPAMVKKVSYIDYVIPTTSILANKVAELVVDTDVMVMRNHGVLTVGKTMKEAYFFMQLVEESAKVFTYSSIVGSPRILTEEECTALRNLSAEKYRAKLLES from the coding sequence ATGTCAAATGTGATACAAGAACTGAAAAAGTATGCAAAGGAATTAGTGAATTGTGGTCTTGTTGTCGGTGCAGGTGGAAATCTAAGTATGAGAGATGGGGAATATATGTATATTTCCCCTAGTGGGTACGATCTAAAAGAAATTGCTGATGACGAGTGGGTAAAAGTGCATATAGAAACAGGTCATTTTGAAAGTGATATACGTCCGTCGTCAGAACTTTTAATGCACTTAGAATGCTTTCGAAATAACCCATCAATTAATGCTGTTCTACATGCACATCCAACTTATTCAGTTGCCGTATCATCGACAGGAAAAGAAATACCTCCTTTATTTCCAGACTTTCCAGCAATGGTTAAAAAGGTGAGTTACATCGATTACGTAATTCCAACAACTTCAATTTTAGCTAATAAAGTAGCTGAACTAGTTGTTGATACAGATGTAATGGTTATGCGTAATCATGGTGTATTAACTGTCGGAAAAACAATGAAGGAGGCGTACTTCTTTATGCAATTAGTTGAGGAGTCTGCAAAGGTATTTACTTATAGTTCTATTGTTGGAAGCCCCCGTATTTTAACGGAGGAGGAATGTACAGCTTTGCGGAACTTATCAGCAGAAAAATATCGAGCAAAACTTTTGGAGTCGTGA
- a CDS encoding LutB/LldF family L-lactate oxidation iron-sulfur protein, producing the protein MAMKISNGKFTDRLETNLKDDFMRNAVASAQERFQTRRSLAAQALGNWEEWRNHGEEIRQHVLQHLDYYLYELSENVSKRGGHVFFAQTAEEATNYITAIAEQKKAKKIVKAKSMVTEEINLNHHLQEIGCSVIETDLGEYILQLDDHDPPSHIVTPALHKNKDQIKDVFASKTNYQHSSKPEELALHARKVLREDFLTADIGITGCNFAVAETGSICLVTNEGNADLVAALPKTQITVMGMERLVPTFEEMEVLVSMLTRSAVGQKLTSYITLLTGEKLPGEVDGPEEFHLVVVDNGRSSILGGEFQSILQCIRCAACVNACPVYRHIGGHSYGSIYSGPIGAVLSPLLGGYDDYKELPYASTLCGACTEVCPVKIPLHQLLHKHREIIVEKEGRAPISEVALMRAFGFGTGTSKIYSVGTKAARVVMKPFVKEDRIKKGPGPLKNWTEIRDFPSPEKERFRDWFKNRAKGGHHRDNS; encoded by the coding sequence ATGGCAATGAAAATATCCAACGGGAAGTTTACCGATAGATTAGAAACAAATCTAAAAGATGACTTTATGAGAAACGCAGTGGCTTCTGCACAAGAACGATTTCAAACCCGTAGAAGTCTGGCCGCACAAGCATTAGGAAATTGGGAAGAATGGCGGAATCACGGGGAAGAGATTCGACAGCATGTTCTTCAACACCTCGATTACTATTTATATGAGCTGAGTGAAAATGTTTCTAAACGCGGTGGGCATGTATTTTTTGCTCAAACTGCTGAAGAAGCAACAAATTATATAACTGCCATTGCTGAACAAAAGAAGGCAAAGAAAATTGTGAAAGCAAAATCAATGGTAACAGAAGAAATCAATTTAAATCACCATCTGCAAGAAATTGGTTGTTCCGTTATTGAAACCGACTTAGGTGAATATATTTTACAACTAGATGATCATGATCCCCCTTCTCATATAGTCACCCCAGCTCTGCACAAAAACAAAGACCAAATTAAAGATGTATTTGCTAGTAAAACAAATTATCAACATTCATCAAAACCGGAAGAGCTTGCTCTACACGCAAGAAAAGTATTACGGGAAGATTTTTTAACTGCAGATATAGGTATTACGGGATGTAATTTTGCAGTTGCTGAGACTGGCTCTATTTGTTTAGTAACGAATGAGGGGAATGCCGATTTAGTTGCTGCACTTCCAAAAACTCAAATCACCGTTATGGGGATGGAACGATTAGTACCAACCTTCGAAGAGATGGAAGTACTTGTTAGTATGTTGACAAGAAGTGCTGTAGGGCAAAAATTGACGAGCTACATTACCTTACTAACCGGTGAAAAGTTACCTGGGGAAGTTGATGGACCTGAAGAATTTCATCTTGTTGTGGTGGACAACGGACGTTCCTCTATTTTAGGTGGCGAATTCCAGTCCATTTTACAATGTATTCGCTGTGCTGCTTGTGTTAATGCCTGCCCTGTTTATCGTCATATTGGAGGTCACTCTTACGGTTCAATTTACTCCGGACCAATTGGTGCTGTACTCTCTCCCCTCTTGGGTGGGTATGATGATTATAAAGAATTACCTTATGCATCGACACTGTGCGGTGCTTGTACAGAAGTATGCCCTGTTAAAATCCCTCTTCATCAATTGCTACATAAACACCGAGAAATCATTGTTGAAAAAGAGGGGCGAGCACCAATAAGTGAAGTTGCTCTTATGCGTGCATTCGGTTTTGGTACCGGCACAAGTAAAATTTACTCAGTAGGTACGAAAGCTGCCAGAGTGGTAATGAAGCCGTTTGTTAAGGAAGATAGAATTAAAAAAGGTCCCGGACCACTAAAAAACTGGACAGAAATCCGCGACTTCCCTTCTCCTGAAAAAGAAAGATTTAGAGATTGGTTTAAAAATAGAGCGAAGGGGGGACATCACCGTGACAATTCATAA
- a CDS encoding (Fe-S)-binding protein translates to MKISLFATCLVDMFQSNVGKSTVELLERLNCEIDFPKEQTCCGQPAYNSGYVKSSKEAMKNTIRAFEKAKYIVCPSGSCANMLKDYEHIFHEDPLWRDSAKEIASKTYELTQFIVDVLKIENVGAKLKGTATYHPSCHMTRLLQVKNAPITLLQHVEGLELIELPLKENCCGFGGTFSVKMMEISEQMVDEKVSSVEKTGAHYLIGSDSGCLMNIGGRIARKNSNVQTMHIAEVLNCH, encoded by the coding sequence ATGAAAATTTCGTTATTTGCAACTTGCTTAGTTGATATGTTTCAAAGTAATGTCGGAAAAAGTACTGTCGAGCTATTAGAACGTCTAAACTGTGAAATCGATTTTCCAAAGGAGCAAACTTGTTGTGGACAGCCTGCCTACAATAGTGGCTATGTAAAATCGTCTAAGGAAGCTATGAAAAATACTATTCGTGCGTTTGAAAAGGCAAAATATATTGTCTGCCCTTCAGGTTCTTGCGCTAACATGCTAAAAGACTATGAACATATTTTTCACGAAGATCCTTTATGGCGAGATTCAGCTAAAGAAATTGCAAGTAAAACATATGAATTAACTCAATTTATTGTTGATGTATTAAAAATTGAAAATGTAGGGGCTAAATTAAAGGGAACAGCAACTTATCATCCTTCATGCCATATGACAAGGTTATTGCAAGTAAAAAACGCACCTATCACTCTACTACAACACGTTGAAGGACTCGAGTTAATAGAATTACCATTGAAAGAAAACTGTTGTGGGTTCGGAGGTACATTCTCGGTCAAAATGATGGAAATTTCCGAACAAATGGTGGATGAAAAAGTATCATCAGTTGAGAAAACCGGAGCTCATTATTTAATTGGGTCTGATTCTGGCTGTTTAATGAATATTGGTGGGAGGATTGCTAGAAAAAATAGTAACGTCCAAACGATGCATATTGCAGAAGTATTAAATTGTCACTAG
- a CDS encoding lactate utilization protein C produces MTVTIHNREAFLGRIAERLGRSTPLVNKPEILWKHQPQHEVLKGSTKEELVQIFIEQCQNIHTNVEQCTIQSLQGTLEKVMEQYGNGNLIYADDERYKELQIAEFLQMQPDSFKWQPNLAEKNKEVAEMANIGIVVSDLTLAESGTIMIQTNDKKGRLISFLPTNSIAIVPLSTIVPRFTQAAQYLRNIDAPVSTCINFITGPSNSADIEMNLVVGVHGPVKMTYIIVEDF; encoded by the coding sequence ATCACCGTGACAATTCATAATCGTGAAGCATTTTTAGGGAGAATTGCAGAAAGGTTAGGTCGTTCTACACCACTAGTAAATAAACCGGAGATATTATGGAAGCATCAACCCCAACATGAGGTTTTAAAAGGCTCTACAAAAGAGGAACTAGTTCAAATATTCATCGAGCAATGCCAAAATATCCATACAAATGTTGAACAGTGTACGATTCAATCTCTACAAGGAACATTGGAAAAGGTGATGGAACAATATGGTAATGGAAATTTAATTTACGCAGATGATGAACGATATAAAGAATTACAAATTGCTGAGTTTTTACAAATGCAACCAGACAGTTTCAAATGGCAACCTAATTTGGCTGAAAAAAATAAAGAAGTAGCTGAGATGGCAAATATCGGTATTGTCGTTAGCGATTTAACATTGGCGGAGTCGGGTACGATTATGATCCAAACAAACGACAAAAAAGGGAGACTCATATCCTTTTTGCCAACAAACTCTATAGCCATTGTTCCACTGAGTACAATTGTTCCAAGATTCACACAAGCAGCCCAATATTTAAGGAACATCGATGCTCCTGTATCGACTTGCATTAACTTCATAACTGGACCAAGTAACTCTGCTGACATTGAAATGAATCTAGTTGTTGGTGTTCACGGTCCAGTGAAGATGACTTATATTATTGTTGAAGATTTTTAA
- a CDS encoding L-fucose isomerase yields MVGEKRYIGEFPKIGIRPTVDGRRRGVRESIEDQAMGLAKAVAQFLSENLNYTNGEPVQCVIADTCIGGVAEAAACAEKFKREGVGLSITVTPSWCYGIETMDMDPHIPKAVWGFNGTERPGAVYLAAVLAAHNHKGLPAFGIYGRDVQDLGDLSIPQDVQEKLLKFAKAGLAVATLRGKSYLSIGSVSMGIAGSIVKDDFFQEYLGMRNEYVESVEFLRRMDLEIYDKEEFEKAYQWVKEHFVFGEDHNEPESQRTAKQKEEDLKTSIKMAIIARDLMIGNEKLAELGWEEEANGHNAFIAGFQGQRQWTDHYPNGDFMEAVLNSSFDWNGKRAPYILATENDCMNGVTMAFGHLLTNTAQVFADVRTYWSPEAVQRVTGKAPSGRAEGGFIHLINSGPAALDGTGQQTIDGNPAIKPFWAIEDEEVMACIKNTQWRPGNTGYFRGGGYSTDFTTKGEMPVTISRLNYVKGLGPVLQIAEGYTVELDEEMHNYLDLRTDPTWPTTWFVPNCTGVGAFTDVYSVMNNWGSNHCVVTYGHVGAEFITLASMLRIPVNMHNVAEERIYRPSAWNMFGTQESEQADYRACQNFGPLYK; encoded by the coding sequence ATGGTGGGAGAAAAAAGATATATAGGCGAATTCCCTAAGATTGGAATACGCCCTACGGTAGACGGAAGACGAAGAGGGGTACGTGAATCCATAGAAGATCAGGCGATGGGGTTGGCAAAAGCTGTAGCACAATTCTTAAGCGAAAATTTAAACTATACAAACGGTGAGCCAGTTCAATGTGTTATTGCTGATACATGTATAGGTGGTGTAGCAGAGGCGGCTGCTTGTGCGGAAAAGTTTAAAAGAGAAGGAGTTGGATTGTCAATTACCGTGACGCCAAGCTGGTGTTATGGGATTGAGACGATGGACATGGATCCACATATTCCAAAAGCTGTATGGGGATTTAATGGTACAGAAAGACCTGGTGCTGTTTATTTAGCGGCAGTTCTAGCAGCACATAACCATAAGGGATTACCTGCATTCGGCATTTATGGTCGAGATGTTCAAGATTTAGGGGATTTATCAATACCACAAGATGTTCAAGAAAAACTGTTGAAATTTGCGAAGGCAGGTTTAGCCGTTGCAACATTACGCGGAAAGTCATACTTGTCAATTGGCTCTGTGTCAATGGGTATTGCAGGTAGTATTGTGAAGGATGACTTCTTCCAAGAATATCTAGGTATGCGTAACGAATATGTTGAATCTGTTGAGTTTTTACGCCGGATGGATTTAGAAATATACGATAAAGAGGAATTTGAGAAAGCGTATCAATGGGTTAAGGAGCATTTTGTATTTGGTGAAGATCATAATGAACCTGAATCACAACGAACTGCCAAACAAAAGGAAGAGGACTTAAAAACATCTATTAAAATGGCTATTATTGCGCGGGATTTAATGATTGGCAATGAAAAACTAGCAGAATTGGGTTGGGAAGAAGAAGCAAATGGACATAACGCCTTCATTGCAGGATTCCAGGGACAGCGCCAGTGGACAGATCATTATCCTAATGGCGATTTTATGGAGGCCGTTTTAAATTCTTCTTTCGATTGGAATGGTAAACGAGCGCCTTATATTTTAGCAACAGAAAATGATTGTATGAATGGGGTAACGATGGCGTTTGGACACTTGCTAACAAACACTGCACAGGTTTTTGCTGATGTTCGGACTTACTGGAGTCCTGAGGCAGTTCAAAGGGTAACAGGTAAAGCTCCATCGGGGAGAGCAGAAGGAGGGTTCATACACTTAATTAACTCTGGACCAGCTGCACTTGATGGAACAGGTCAACAAACAATTGATGGCAACCCAGCAATTAAACCATTTTGGGCTATTGAGGATGAAGAAGTAATGGCTTGTATAAAAAATACCCAATGGCGACCAGGAAATACTGGTTACTTCCGTGGAGGAGGATATTCGACTGATTTCACTACAAAAGGTGAAATGCCAGTTACAATAAGTAGGCTTAACTATGTAAAAGGGTTAGGGCCTGTACTGCAAATTGCTGAGGGGTATACAGTTGAATTAGATGAGGAGATGCATAATTACCTTGACCTTCGTACGGATCCAACTTGGCCAACAACATGGTTTGTTCCAAATTGTACGGGAGTAGGTGCTTTCACAGATGTTTATTCAGTGATGAACAATTGGGGCTCAAACCATTGTGTTGTTACTTACGGACATGTGGGGGCGGAATTTATTACATTGGCATCTATGCTAAGAATTCCAGTAAATATGCATAATGTTGCTGAAGAACGGATTTACCGACCAAGTGCATGGAATATGTTCGGTACACAGGAAAGCGAGCAAGCGGACTATAGAGCTTGTCAAAACTTTGGTCCTCTATATAAGTAA
- a CDS encoding sulfurtransferase TusA family protein, whose translation MQKKLEVLGMVCPFPLIEAQDAIQELHSGDELIVEFDCTQGTESIPRWAAEAGHTVTNFEQIDEAAWTITIQKN comes from the coding sequence ATGCAAAAAAAACTAGAAGTGTTAGGAATGGTATGTCCATTTCCTTTAATTGAAGCACAAGATGCTATTCAAGAGCTTCATTCAGGTGATGAATTAATAGTAGAATTTGATTGTACTCAAGGGACTGAATCTATTCCTCGTTGGGCGGCTGAAGCGGGGCATACAGTAACAAATTTCGAACAAATTGATGAAGCTGCTTGGACAATTACAATTCAAAAGAACTAA
- a CDS encoding rhamnulokinase family protein, whose translation MAVVLAYDLGASSGRLTAQKFDGERLSHTEIHRFKNESIEIDRHFYWDFPKILKNIEECLNKLENNAASIGIDTWGVDIGLINKEGKLIQNPYSYRDTFTVPFVQKVEENVSHQELFKRTGNSISSINTIFQLMAIQARFPSYLQQTGSILLMPTLFVYALANEYVNELTIASTTQLLNIQSKQWDESLINTIFQQPLPLCPVEKPHQIIGQLKSNPAIKMALVPGHDTACAVSALPIETKNAIFISLGTWGLVGMELKEPILTNEAFTSGFTNERTSEGDIRFQKNATGFWVIQQLRKEWKQLGLNISFDDEYDAFHQSKPFHSIIQPEDSMFFNPSSMSKAIQTYCQNTNQPIPSTVGEFVRCISESMAMHYAHVIERIESLTNRSCSTIYMGGGGVQNEVICQLIADATGKTVVTGPAEASSLGNGLSQLRALGEIASLEEGRQVIKQSFETKEYEPQNIEQWKEMKLRFAHIYKGVS comes from the coding sequence TTGGCAGTTGTATTAGCTTATGATCTAGGTGCTTCCAGTGGGCGTTTAACAGCCCAAAAATTTGATGGAGAAAGGTTAAGTCATACCGAAATTCATCGTTTTAAAAATGAGTCAATTGAAATTGATCGTCACTTCTATTGGGATTTCCCTAAAATCTTAAAAAACATTGAAGAATGTTTAAATAAGTTGGAAAATAATGCGGCCTCAATTGGTATCGATACTTGGGGCGTTGACATAGGGCTAATCAATAAAGAGGGAAAACTAATACAAAATCCATATTCCTATCGAGATACATTCACGGTTCCTTTTGTTCAAAAAGTGGAAGAAAACGTAAGTCATCAAGAACTATTTAAGCGAACGGGAAACAGCATTTCCTCAATTAATACAATATTCCAACTAATGGCTATACAAGCACGGTTTCCTTCCTATTTACAGCAAACAGGCTCCATTTTATTAATGCCCACTTTATTTGTATACGCTTTGGCAAATGAGTATGTAAATGAGCTAACTATTGCCTCGACGACGCAATTATTAAATATCCAATCTAAACAATGGGATGAATCCTTAATAAATACAATCTTTCAGCAACCATTACCTTTATGTCCTGTTGAAAAGCCGCATCAAATAATCGGCCAATTAAAGTCAAATCCGGCTATAAAAATGGCCCTAGTCCCTGGGCACGATACAGCATGTGCGGTGTCGGCTCTTCCAATTGAAACAAAGAATGCTATTTTTATAAGCTTGGGTACTTGGGGATTAGTAGGTATGGAACTTAAAGAACCGATTTTAACAAATGAAGCTTTTACTAGTGGATTTACAAATGAAAGAACAAGTGAAGGGGATATTCGATTCCAAAAAAATGCGACTGGATTTTGGGTTATTCAACAGTTAAGAAAAGAGTGGAAACAATTAGGGTTAAACATTTCCTTTGACGATGAATATGATGCTTTTCATCAATCCAAGCCATTTCATTCTATTATTCAGCCTGAGGATTCGATGTTCTTTAATCCAAGTTCCATGTCAAAAGCAATACAAACATACTGTCAAAATACAAATCAGCCTATCCCGAGCACTGTAGGGGAATTCGTTCGCTGCATAAGCGAAAGTATGGCAATGCACTACGCACATGTTATTGAACGAATTGAGTCATTGACAAATCGCAGTTGCTCTACGATTTATATGGGTGGTGGCGGTGTTCAAAATGAAGTTATTTGTCAACTAATAGCCGATGCAACTGGTAAGACAGTGGTAACAGGTCCTGCAGAAGCGAGTTCGTTAGGAAATGGACTATCACAACTTCGTGCATTAGGTGAAATTGCTTCATTAGAAGAGGGCCGTCAAGTGATTAAACAGTCATTTGAAACAAAGGAATATGAACCACAAAACATAGAACAGTGGAAAGAAATGAAATTGCGTTTTGCACATATATACAAGGGGGTCTCATAA
- a CDS encoding YeeE/YedE family protein yields MSYMIITGLICGALLGFVMQRGRFCLTGGFRDMYLAKNNRMFYALLVAIAVQSVGVFLLIDLGVFEYSAGTLPIVAVIVGSFIFGIGIILAGGCATGTWYRAGEGLIGSWIALAGYMLMSTIMKSGVLAPFNQQVQASSVLPTNSIADTFGINHWFIIIPFVVIVVFILYKQLTKPKVAIPTMKAKRTGLAHILFEKRWNPFVTAALIGLIALIAWPLSAATGRVFGLGITTPSANILQYLTTGDSAFINWGVFLVLGIFAGSFIAAKGSKEFRFRMPDVKTGINSFVGGNLMGIGASLAGGCSIGNGLVMTAVMTWQGWIGLIFMILGTWTASYFVYVRPRQKAKAAKLKEQVATV; encoded by the coding sequence ATGTCTTATATGATCATAACAGGATTAATTTGCGGTGCGTTGCTAGGATTCGTAATGCAAAGAGGTCGTTTTTGTTTAACTGGAGGATTCCGTGATATGTATTTAGCTAAAAATAATCGCATGTTTTATGCATTACTAGTGGCTATTGCAGTTCAAAGTGTGGGAGTCTTTTTATTAATAGATTTAGGAGTATTTGAATATTCTGCAGGAACATTACCAATTGTTGCAGTCATTGTCGGCTCTTTTATTTTCGGCATTGGAATTATCTTGGCTGGAGGTTGTGCAACTGGTACTTGGTATCGTGCAGGTGAAGGTCTAATTGGTAGCTGGATCGCATTAGCTGGCTATATGTTAATGAGTACTATTATGAAATCAGGTGTATTAGCCCCGTTTAATCAGCAAGTTCAAGCAAGTTCTGTATTGCCTACTAACTCAATTGCAGATACATTTGGGATTAATCATTGGTTTATTATCATTCCATTTGTTGTGATCGTTGTGTTTATTCTGTATAAACAATTAACAAAACCTAAAGTCGCAATTCCAACGATGAAAGCAAAACGTACAGGTTTAGCACATATCTTATTTGAAAAACGTTGGAATCCCTTTGTAACGGCAGCTTTAATTGGATTAATTGCATTAATCGCTTGGCCATTAAGTGCTGCGACTGGCCGTGTATTTGGTCTTGGAATTACTACGCCATCAGCAAATATTCTTCAATATTTAACGACTGGAGATAGCGCGTTTATTAACTGGGGAGTATTTTTAGTATTAGGTATTTTTGCAGGATCATTTATTGCAGCAAAAGGTAGCAAAGAATTTCGTTTTAGAATGCCTGATGTTAAAACTGGAATAAACAGTTTTGTTGGCGGGAATTTAATGGGGATTGGCGCTAGTCTTGCAGGAGGTTGTTCAATAGGGAATGGCTTAGTGATGACGGCTGTAATGACTTGGCAAGGTTGGATTGGGCTAATCTTTATGATTTTAGGAACTTGGACTGCATCATATTTTGTATATGTTCGTCCACGCCAAAAAGCCAAAGCGGCAAAATTAAAAGAGCAAGTAGCAACAGTCTAA